From a single Nitrogeniibacter mangrovi genomic region:
- a CDS encoding ABC transporter permease, producing MFAYLVRRLLYTLPILIGVNVITFALFFVVNTPDDMARMQLGTKRVTPEAIERWKVERGYDKPLFFNAGVSGTARVTDTIFFEKSVRMFAFDFGRAEDGRDIAREIRMRMGPSLSIAIPTFLLGLFVTVSFALMLVFFRATPLDFWGVVLCVAMMSISSLFYIIGGQWLISKVWHLVPISGYDGGLDAPRFLILPVILGVISGIGSSTRWYRTIFLEEISRDYVRTARAKGLSELVVLFRHVLKNAMIPILTGVVVVIPMLFMGSLIIESFFGIPGLGSYTIDAIQSQDFAVVRAMVFIGSVLYIIGLIATDISYTLVDPRVRLQ from the coding sequence ATGTTTGCCTATCTGGTCCGTCGCCTGCTCTACACGCTCCCGATCCTGATCGGCGTGAACGTCATCACCTTCGCGCTGTTCTTCGTCGTCAATACGCCCGACGACATGGCGCGGATGCAGCTGGGCACCAAACGGGTCACACCGGAGGCCATCGAGCGCTGGAAGGTGGAGCGGGGCTATGACAAACCCCTTTTCTTCAATGCGGGGGTATCGGGCACGGCGAGGGTGACCGACACCATCTTTTTCGAGAAATCGGTGCGCATGTTCGCCTTCGATTTCGGTCGCGCCGAAGACGGGCGCGACATCGCGCGCGAGATCAGGATGCGCATGGGCCCGTCGCTGTCCATCGCCATCCCCACGTTTCTGCTCGGCTTGTTCGTGACCGTGAGCTTCGCGCTCATGCTCGTGTTCTTCCGCGCCACGCCGCTCGATTTCTGGGGGGTGGTGCTGTGCGTGGCGATGATGTCCATCTCCAGCCTGTTCTACATCATCGGCGGGCAATGGCTCATCTCCAAGGTGTGGCATCTGGTGCCCATCAGCGGCTACGACGGCGGGCTCGACGCGCCGCGTTTCCTGATCCTGCCGGTGATTCTCGGCGTCATCTCGGGTATCGGCAGCAGCACACGCTGGTATCGCACCATCTTCCTCGAGGAAATCTCGCGTGACTACGTGCGCACGGCACGGGCGAAGGGCCTCTCGGAGCTGGTGGTGCTGTTCCGCCATGTGCTCAAGAACGCCATGATTCCGATTCTCACCGGCGTGGTGGTGGTCATTCCGATGTTGTTCATGGGCAGCCTCATCATCGAGTCCTTCTTCGGCATTCCCGGCCTCGGCAGCTACACCATCGACGCCATCCAGTCGCAGGACTTCGCGGTGGTGCGCGCCATGGTCTTCATCGGCTCGGTGCTCTACATCATCGGCCTCATCGCCACCGACATTTCCTACACGCTCGTCGACCCGCGGGTGAGGCTGCAATGA
- a CDS encoding ABC transporter permease → MIEHGFEPVVLWTDALFFALLVAMAGGLWHAWRSPPLRAQWQKVTGRATGMSAIVVLLAFLVIGVLDSLHFRAALAPTENTSQTVYSTEVNSVLDLLLARQRQENERTYSAPLATHAYVKDTIELPGGGQAREYPRLRYGGAGLGEGGDAHREDVLERVAIGIGLGAAASVAALVLVGAGVGGPLTLLRGRTRLAWRAAWVTFSIIALVTGVLYSLAQGYHVFGTDKVGQDVLVLTLKSVRTALMIGTLTTLVTLPIAIALGIMAGYFGGWVDDVIQYIYTVLNSIPGVLLIAAAVLMMQVFIELHPEWFSTAAARSDARLLALCVILGMTSWTGLCRLLRGETLKLRELEYVQAARAFAVPTPKILLRHILPNLMHIVLIALVMDFSGLVLAEAVLSYVGIGVDPTMASFGTMINAARMELARDPMVWWSLAAAFVFMFVLVLAANLLADVVRDAFDPRAG, encoded by the coding sequence ATGATCGAACACGGCTTCGAACCGGTCGTCCTGTGGACCGATGCGCTGTTTTTCGCGCTGCTGGTTGCCATGGCCGGCGGGCTCTGGCACGCCTGGCGCAGCCCGCCGCTGCGCGCCCAGTGGCAAAAGGTGACCGGTCGCGCCACGGGCATGTCCGCCATCGTGGTGCTGCTGGCCTTCCTCGTCATCGGCGTGCTCGACAGCCTCCATTTCCGCGCCGCGTTGGCGCCCACCGAAAACACGTCGCAGACGGTCTACTCGACCGAGGTCAATAGCGTGCTCGACCTGTTGCTGGCCCGGCAGCGCCAGGAAAACGAGCGGACCTACTCGGCCCCCCTGGCCACCCACGCCTACGTCAAGGACACCATCGAGCTGCCGGGCGGCGGGCAGGCGCGCGAATACCCGCGGCTGCGCTATGGCGGTGCCGGACTCGGCGAGGGCGGTGACGCCCATCGGGAAGACGTGCTCGAGCGCGTCGCCATCGGCATCGGCCTGGGGGCGGCCGCATCGGTCGCCGCGCTGGTGCTGGTGGGCGCGGGGGTCGGCGGACCGCTTACGCTGCTGCGCGGGCGCACGCGCCTGGCCTGGCGTGCGGCCTGGGTGACCTTCTCGATCATTGCGCTGGTCACCGGCGTCCTCTATTCGCTGGCGCAGGGCTATCACGTCTTCGGCACCGACAAGGTCGGCCAGGACGTGCTCGTGCTCACCCTCAAGAGCGTGCGCACCGCGCTCATGATCGGCACCCTCACGACCCTGGTGACCCTGCCGATCGCCATTGCCCTGGGCATCATGGCCGGCTACTTCGGCGGCTGGGTGGACGATGTCATCCAGTACATCTACACCGTGCTCAACTCGATTCCCGGGGTGCTGCTGATCGCCGCCGCGGTGCTCATGATGCAGGTGTTCATCGAACTGCACCCGGAATGGTTCTCCACCGCGGCGGCGCGCTCCGACGCCCGGCTGCTGGCCCTGTGCGTGATTCTCGGCATGACCAGCTGGACGGGTCTGTGCCGGTTGCTGCGCGGCGAGACGCTCAAGCTGCGCGAGCTCGAGTACGTACAGGCGGCGCGCGCCTTCGCGGTGCCGACGCCGAAGATCCTGCTCCGGCACATCCTGCCCAACCTCATGCACATCGTGCTGATCGCCCTGGTGATGGACTTTTCCGGGCTGGTGCTGGCCGAGGCGGTGCTTTCCTACGTGGGCATCGGTGTGGATCCCACCATGGCCAGCTTCGGCACCATGATCAACGCCGCGCGCATGGAACTGGCGCGCGACCCGATGGTGTGGTGGTCACTGGCCGCCGCCTTCGTGTTCATGTTTGTGCTCGTGCTCGCCGCCAACCTGCTGGCCGATGTGGTGCGCGACGCCTTCGATCCGCGCGCGGGCTGA
- a CDS encoding putative metalloprotease CJM1_0395 family protein: MISALPSVVNIAQRAPSAHANASDRADDTGHGIPRGAGGKPNPDTSAQAAAELAATDRRVRAHEAAHLAAAGGLAQGGANFQTERGPNGKLYAVAGEVSIDLSPGRTPEETLSRAEQVRRAALAPADPSAQDYRVAAQAAQMMAEAQRELITQRTDAQGSTGAAPDPSRRAIDAYTRSAGDTVGRFNLFA; this comes from the coding sequence ATGATTTCCGCTCTCCCTTCCGTCGTCAACATCGCGCAACGCGCTCCCAGCGCGCATGCGAACGCATCGGATCGCGCCGATGACACCGGGCATGGGATCCCGCGGGGCGCGGGCGGCAAACCGAACCCGGACACCTCGGCGCAGGCAGCGGCCGAACTGGCCGCGACGGATCGGCGGGTACGTGCCCATGAGGCGGCCCATCTGGCCGCAGCGGGCGGGCTGGCGCAAGGCGGCGCCAATTTCCAGACCGAGCGGGGCCCGAACGGCAAGCTGTACGCCGTGGCCGGTGAAGTGTCGATCGATCTGTCGCCCGGGCGCACACCGGAAGAAACCCTCAGCCGCGCCGAGCAGGTCCGTCGTGCCGCTTTGGCACCCGCGGATCCCTCCGCCCAGGACTACCGCGTGGCAGCCCAGGCGGCGCAGATGATGGCCGAGGCGCAACGCGAGTTGATCACCCAGCGAACCGATGCCCAAGGCAGCACGGGGGCCGCGCCCGATCCGTCGCGCCGTGCGATCGACGCCTACACCCGATCGGCCGGGGACACCGTTGGCCGATTCAACCTGTTCGCCTGA
- a CDS encoding dienelactone hydrolase family protein, whose protein sequence is MKLRQIELSLPAGSVWLGAHMAHAPDVRALVILAQTAAGKHLNSREAYVAKHLQTAGFATLLLDLLTPHEESRDPDLRYNTPLLATRLESALEWVEHQPPLMGLSRGLMTSGTGSGAAIRAASRTDEKFDALFCRAGRLDLAGVGPLANVTMPLCVAVGRQDRGREMIRRAYDHVRAEKQWEDVPGADDAFTQPGALERVTRIAAEWFDRTLPPSSPPPADEPSAGSVTDGASKPL, encoded by the coding sequence ATGAAGCTCAGACAGATCGAATTGAGCCTGCCGGCGGGGTCGGTATGGCTCGGGGCGCACATGGCCCACGCACCCGACGTGCGCGCCCTGGTCATCCTCGCGCAGACCGCTGCGGGCAAGCATCTGAACTCGCGCGAAGCCTATGTCGCCAAGCATTTGCAGACAGCCGGCTTCGCCACCCTGCTGCTGGATCTGCTCACGCCGCATGAAGAGTCACGCGACCCCGATCTGCGCTACAACACGCCGCTGCTGGCGACACGTCTCGAGTCGGCGCTCGAGTGGGTCGAGCACCAGCCTCCGCTCATGGGCTTGTCACGGGGGCTGATGACGAGCGGAACCGGTAGCGGTGCCGCCATTCGCGCCGCCAGTCGAACCGATGAAAAATTCGACGCCCTGTTCTGCCGTGCCGGCCGCCTCGATCTGGCCGGGGTCGGGCCCCTGGCCAACGTGACCATGCCGCTGTGCGTCGCCGTCGGACGCCAGGACCGTGGCCGGGAAATGATCCGTCGCGCCTACGATCATGTGCGCGCCGAAAAGCAATGGGAAGACGTGCCGGGCGCCGACGATGCGTTCACCCAGCCCGGTGCGCTCGAGCGTGTCACACGCATCGCCGCCGAGTGGTTCGATCGCACCTTGCCGCCGTCATCACCGCCACCGGCCGATGAACCCTCCGCGGGCAGCGTGACGGACGGCGCATCAAAACCTCTGTGA
- the amrS gene encoding AmmeMemoRadiSam system radical SAM enzyme — translation MSTTDTPIDPGHPARYWHLLDDGRIECDLCPRTCRLHEGQRAACFVRQMVDGQMVLTTWGRSSGFCIDPIEKKPLNHFYPGSSVLSFGTAGCNLACKFCQNWDISKSRDMDRLMDTATPEAIANAAEHYGCRSVAFTYNDPVIFAEYAIDTAAVCHERGIQTVAVTAGYVHGEGRRDFFAAMDAANVDLKAFSEEFYFKLTGAHLAPVLDTLVWLRHETDVWVEITTLLIPGENDRDEEIQALSAWVMREMGPDTPLHFTAFHPDFKLGDHPPTPLATVRRARRIGLDAGLRYVYTGNVHDPEGSTTLCPGCAAPVIVRDGYDIRAYALDAHGHCSACGQVIAGRFGLFDKPFGSRRIPVFIGAHAP, via the coding sequence ATGAGCACCACCGACACCCCGATCGACCCCGGACATCCGGCCCGCTACTGGCATCTGCTCGACGACGGGCGCATCGAATGCGACCTGTGCCCGCGCACCTGTCGCCTGCATGAAGGCCAGCGTGCTGCCTGCTTCGTACGCCAGATGGTCGACGGCCAGATGGTGCTGACCACCTGGGGTCGCAGTTCGGGCTTCTGCATCGACCCGATCGAGAAGAAGCCACTCAACCATTTCTATCCCGGCAGCAGCGTGCTGTCCTTCGGGACCGCCGGCTGCAACCTGGCATGCAAGTTCTGCCAGAACTGGGACATCAGCAAGTCGCGCGACATGGACCGCCTGATGGACACCGCCACCCCGGAGGCCATCGCCAATGCCGCCGAACACTACGGCTGCCGCAGTGTCGCGTTCACCTACAACGATCCGGTCATTTTCGCCGAATACGCCATCGACACCGCCGCGGTGTGCCACGAACGCGGCATCCAGACCGTAGCGGTGACCGCGGGTTACGTTCACGGCGAAGGGCGCAGGGACTTCTTCGCCGCCATGGACGCCGCCAACGTGGACCTCAAGGCCTTCTCCGAGGAGTTCTATTTCAAGCTCACCGGCGCCCACCTGGCCCCGGTGCTCGACACGCTGGTGTGGCTGCGCCATGAGACCGACGTCTGGGTGGAGATCACGACCCTGCTGATCCCGGGCGAGAACGACAGAGACGAAGAGATCCAGGCGCTGAGCGCCTGGGTGATGCGCGAGATGGGGCCCGACACCCCGCTGCATTTCACCGCCTTTCATCCGGATTTCAAACTCGGCGATCACCCGCCGACACCACTGGCCACCGTGCGCCGCGCCCGCCGCATTGGTCTCGATGCCGGACTGCGCTACGTCTATACGGGCAACGTCCATGACCCCGAAGGGAGCACCACCTTGTGTCCAGGCTGCGCGGCGCCGGTCATCGTGCGCGACGGCTACGACATCCGCGCCTACGCCCTCGACGCGCACGGCCATTGCTCCGCCTGCGGACAGGTCATCGCCGGTCGCTTCGGTCTCTTCGACAAGCCGTTCGGCTCACGGCGCATCCCCGTATTCATCGGCGCTCATGCGCCCTGA
- the amrA gene encoding AmmeMemoRadiSam system protein A: MSPTESDLGARLLARARAAIEHELGLAPAPGDDPSLASRGATFVTLTKHGELRGCIGSLKPHRPLAEDIAANACAAAFGDPRFPPVSRAEWPAIRIGVSLLGQAEFMDARAEDEVLARLRPGQDGVIFFAGCRQATFLPQVWAQLPEPRRFLGALKQKAGLPPDYWGDEVMIATYPVQKWSEAD, translated from the coding sequence ATGTCGCCCACTGAGTCCGATCTCGGCGCGCGCCTGCTGGCGCGTGCGCGGGCGGCGATCGAACATGAACTGGGGCTCGCGCCGGCCCCCGGCGACGATCCGTCGCTGGCTTCACGCGGCGCCACCTTCGTCACCCTGACCAAGCATGGCGAGTTGCGCGGCTGCATCGGCAGCCTCAAACCGCACCGCCCACTGGCCGAAGACATCGCCGCCAACGCCTGTGCCGCGGCCTTCGGCGATCCGCGCTTTCCCCCGGTATCCCGGGCGGAGTGGCCTGCGATCCGGATCGGCGTCTCGTTGCTCGGTCAGGCCGAGTTCATGGATGCGCGTGCCGAAGACGAGGTGTTGGCCCGGCTGCGACCGGGTCAGGACGGCGTGATCTTCTTCGCCGGCTGTCGCCAGGCCACCTTCCTCCCCCAGGTGTGGGCGCAGCTGCCCGAGCCGCGCCGCTTCCTGGGTGCGCTCAAACAGAAAGCCGGCTTGCCCCCGGATTACTGGGGCGACGAGGTCATGATCGCGACCTACCCGGTCCAGAAATGGTCCGAGGCTGACTGA
- the amrB gene encoding AmmeMemoRadiSam system protein B — MANASVRPAAVAGAFYPADPRALSTMIGDMLSAAVPLETVNWPKAVIVPHAGYVYSGPIAAAAYNSLRGAAPYYRRVVMLGPAHREPVDGFALPASQWLATPLGEVAVDRDSWLALQAQPDVSVDERAHAFEHCLEVQLPFLQTVLEHITVVPILVGRTSSERVAQLLESLWGQEDTLILISSDLSHYLPYHQARWRDQATVEEILQLQPKLNFDQACGALPVNGLLIAADRHHLRPVLLDQRNSGDTAGDRNRVVGYSAIAFCEERPHVAH, encoded by the coding sequence ATGGCAAACGCGTCCGTCCGCCCCGCGGCAGTGGCCGGCGCGTTCTACCCGGCCGATCCGAGGGCGCTCAGTACCATGATCGGCGACATGCTCAGTGCCGCCGTCCCGCTCGAGACCGTCAACTGGCCCAAGGCCGTCATCGTGCCCCACGCCGGCTACGTGTACTCCGGCCCCATTGCCGCCGCCGCATACAACAGCCTGCGCGGTGCGGCGCCCTACTATCGCCGCGTCGTCATGCTCGGCCCAGCCCATCGCGAGCCGGTCGACGGTTTTGCGCTGCCGGCCTCGCAGTGGCTGGCGACCCCGCTGGGGGAAGTGGCCGTGGACCGGGACAGCTGGCTGGCCCTGCAGGCCCAGCCCGACGTCAGCGTCGATGAGCGGGCGCATGCCTTCGAACACTGTCTCGAGGTCCAGCTGCCGTTTCTGCAGACCGTGCTCGAGCACATCACCGTGGTGCCGATCCTGGTGGGCCGGACCAGTTCCGAGCGCGTCGCCCAGCTGCTCGAAAGCCTGTGGGGGCAGGAAGACACGCTGATCCTCATTTCCTCGGACCTGTCCCATTACCTGCCCTACCACCAGGCGCGCTGGCGCGACCAGGCCACCGTCGAAGAGATCCTTCAGCTCCAACCCAAGCTCAACTTCGACCAGGCCTGCGGCGCCCTGCCCGTCAATGGCCTGTTGATCGCGGCGGACCGCCATCACCTCCGGCCGGTGCTGCTCGATCAGCGCAATTCGGGCGACACGGCGGGCGATCGCAACCGGGTCGTCGGCTACAGCGCCATCGCCTTTTGCGAGGAGCGCCCCCATGTCGCCCACTGA
- a CDS encoding MgtC/SapB family protein: MHPDIPIETAQIETLAVALGIGLLMGLEREQRPSARAGLRTFALVALFGALNGLLGDRLDSLWPFALGTGLVAAMIIAAYLRQPDPLDPGTTTVVALLLCHTLGFMVWQGYVQLSIMIAVATTVLLYFKATLRGWAARLTPKDWISILQFGVLSLVILPVLPDENFGPFGALNPHQIWLMVVLIAGVSLAGYAALKLVGNRYGAALVGFLGGLVSSTATTLVFARDARERDEFAPAAALVIVLANLVMVIRVGAIVAVLAPTLLPMLLRVVVPGLVLGAVAVLLNWRDLRRHESVPVPETKNPTELRAALAFGTLYAGVLFGSAWLSESVGNGGLYAIALASGLTDVDAITLSSLRLFSLERLSAAPTVIAAGLAMIANLGFKTGMAISIGGRPLARPVLTGMTVTGLGLGAGLAWIALVP, translated from the coding sequence ATGCACCCGGACATTCCCATCGAGACCGCGCAGATCGAGACCTTGGCCGTGGCGCTGGGCATCGGCCTGCTGATGGGGTTGGAGCGCGAGCAGCGCCCCTCGGCGCGGGCGGGTTTGCGCACCTTTGCCCTGGTGGCGCTGTTCGGTGCCCTCAACGGCCTGCTCGGCGATCGGCTCGATTCGCTGTGGCCGTTTGCGCTGGGCACGGGGCTGGTCGCCGCGATGATCATCGCTGCCTATTTGCGCCAGCCCGATCCGCTCGACCCGGGAACCACCACGGTGGTTGCGTTGCTGCTGTGCCACACCCTCGGCTTCATGGTCTGGCAAGGCTATGTCCAGCTGTCGATCATGATCGCGGTGGCCACCACGGTGCTGCTCTATTTCAAGGCCACGCTGCGGGGCTGGGCGGCGCGGCTGACCCCCAAGGACTGGATATCGATTCTCCAGTTCGGCGTCCTCTCGCTGGTCATCCTGCCGGTGCTGCCGGACGAGAACTTCGGCCCCTTCGGCGCCCTCAATCCACATCAGATCTGGCTCATGGTGGTGCTGATCGCCGGCGTGAGCCTGGCCGGCTATGCCGCCCTCAAACTCGTCGGCAACCGCTACGGCGCGGCCCTGGTGGGATTTCTCGGCGGGCTGGTGTCGAGCACCGCGACCACGCTGGTGTTCGCCCGCGATGCCCGCGAGCGGGACGAGTTCGCACCCGCCGCGGCGCTGGTCATCGTGCTGGCCAATCTCGTCATGGTGATCCGTGTCGGCGCCATCGTGGCGGTGCTCGCCCCCACCCTGCTACCGATGCTGCTGCGTGTCGTCGTCCCGGGGCTGGTGCTCGGGGCAGTCGCGGTGCTGCTTAACTGGCGTGACCTGCGCCGGCACGAAAGCGTGCCGGTGCCCGAAACCAAGAACCCCACCGAGCTGCGCGCCGCGCTCGCGTTCGGCACCCTGTACGCTGGCGTGCTGTTCGGGTCGGCCTGGCTCTCCGAATCGGTCGGCAACGGCGGGCTGTACGCGATCGCGCTGGCCTCGGGCCTGACCGACGTGGACGCGATCACCCTGTCGAGCCTGCGCCTGTTTTCCCTCGAACGGCTGAGCGCCGCCCCCACCGTCATCGCCGCCGGGCTGGCGATGATCGCCAACCTGGGCTTCAAGACCGGCATGGCCATCTCGATCGGCGGTCGGCCGCTGGCCCGCCCCGTGCTGACGGGAATGACCGTGACCGGCCTGGGCCTCGGGGCCGGGCTCGCATGGATCGCACTTGTGCCGTGA
- the ispD gene encoding 2-C-methyl-D-erythritol 4-phosphate cytidylyltransferase, with protein MHSHRHRHFALVPAAGSGSRMGRETPKQYLPLLGEPLLRHTLRVLCQSPLIDRVFVVLSVGDPIWNTADWSALGDKLVPLYVGGASRADSVLNGLRAIRPQVADGDWILVHDAARPCLAPWHIDTLITTLDEDEVGGLLAVPVADTLKRSTRHGRVEATVARDSLWQAQTPQMFRYVMLRRALESAREVTDEASAIEAAGLHPRLVQGDTTNLKVTYPLDLHLAEWILSNREG; from the coding sequence ATGCACAGCCATCGTCATCGCCACTTCGCCCTCGTGCCCGCCGCCGGTTCGGGCAGCCGCATGGGGCGCGAGACCCCGAAACAGTACCTGCCCCTGCTCGGCGAACCCCTGCTGCGCCACACCCTGCGGGTGCTGTGCCAGTCACCGCTGATCGACCGGGTGTTCGTGGTGCTGTCGGTCGGCGATCCGATCTGGAACACGGCCGACTGGAGCGCCCTGGGCGACAAGCTGGTGCCGCTGTACGTCGGTGGCGCCAGCCGGGCGGACAGCGTGCTCAACGGCCTGCGCGCGATCCGCCCGCAAGTGGCGGATGGCGACTGGATCCTGGTGCACGACGCCGCACGGCCCTGCCTGGCGCCCTGGCATATCGACACCTTGATCACGACCCTGGACGAGGACGAGGTCGGCGGTCTGCTGGCGGTGCCGGTGGCCGATACCCTCAAGCGCAGTACCCGCCACGGCCGCGTCGAGGCGACGGTGGCGCGCGACAGCCTGTGGCAGGCACAGACGCCGCAGATGTTCCGCTACGTGATGCTGCGCCGCGCGCTCGAATCCGCCCGTGAAGTCACCGACGAGGCCAGCGCCATCGAGGCGGCCGGACTGCACCCCCGCCTCGTCCAGGGGGATACCACCAATCTCAAGGTCACCTATCCGCTCGACCTGCATCTGGCCGAGTGGATTCTCAGCAACCGGGAGGGCTGA
- the ispF gene encoding 2-C-methyl-D-erythritol 2,4-cyclodiphosphate synthase, whose translation MFAGIRIGQGFDVHALVSGRPLIIGGVRIPYAKGLLGHSDADVLLHAITDAVLGAAGLGDIGRHFPDTDPAHAGADSRVLLRETMRAVHEAGFRVGNVDATVIAQAPRLLPHVPAMVANIAADLGVAPACVNIKGKTTERLGFTGRGEGIAAQAVALLLRDERGD comes from the coding sequence GTGTTTGCCGGCATTCGTATCGGGCAGGGCTTCGACGTCCACGCCCTGGTGAGCGGCCGTCCGTTGATCATCGGCGGCGTGCGCATTCCTTACGCAAAGGGGCTGCTCGGCCATTCGGACGCGGACGTGTTGCTGCACGCGATCACCGACGCCGTGCTCGGCGCGGCCGGACTGGGCGACATCGGCCGGCATTTTCCGGACACCGACCCCGCGCACGCGGGGGCCGATAGCCGGGTGCTGCTGCGCGAGACGATGCGGGCGGTCCACGAGGCCGGCTTTCGCGTCGGCAACGTGGATGCGACGGTGATTGCCCAGGCGCCCAGGCTCCTGCCCCACGTCCCCGCCATGGTGGCGAATATCGCCGCCGATCTGGGCGTGGCGCCGGCGTGCGTCAACATCAAGGGCAAGACCACCGAGCGGCTCGGCTTCACCGGTCGTGGCGAGGGCATTGCCGCGCAGGCCGTGGCCTTGCTGCTGCGGGATGAACGCGGCGACTGA
- the thpR gene encoding RNA 2',3'-cyclic phosphodiesterase: protein MNAATERLRVFYALWPDRVTADALARLGRAAAPAHARRMRTDTLHATLAFVGDVDTVRLSTLLAIGDAMAWPAGDLCIDRVAHWPHNGIVWAGFAPLPAPFDACVAQLHERLAEAGIDLPARAFVPHVTLARKAQVLRPAHHLPLPISWPVDGAVLVASERDHSGARYRCVRRWPALARG, encoded by the coding sequence ATGAACGCGGCGACTGAACGCCTGCGGGTGTTCTACGCGCTGTGGCCCGACCGGGTCACCGCCGATGCGCTGGCACGGTTGGGGCGGGCGGCCGCGCCGGCCCATGCGCGACGGATGCGGACCGACACCTTGCACGCGACGCTCGCCTTCGTCGGCGATGTCGATACCGTCCGCCTGTCCACCTTGTTGGCTATCGGTGACGCCATGGCCTGGCCCGCCGGTGATCTGTGCATCGATCGGGTCGCCCACTGGCCCCACAACGGCATCGTCTGGGCCGGATTCGCGCCCCTTCCGGCGCCGTTCGATGCCTGCGTCGCCCAACTACATGAACGCCTGGCGGAGGCCGGCATCGACCTGCCCGCGCGGGCGTTCGTTCCCCACGTCACACTGGCGCGCAAGGCACAGGTGCTGCGCCCGGCGCACCATCTGCCGCTGCCGATTTCGTGGCCGGTGGACGGGGCCGTGCTGGTGGCCTCGGAGCGTGACCACAGCGGTGCGCGCTATCGCTGCGTGCGCCGCTGGCCTGCGCTAGCGCGCGGTTGA
- a CDS encoding host attachment protein, which yields MAITWILVANASLAKLYANYGPNKGLKLVKELMHPESRQKNSDMVTDRPGAIQSSPGGGYESHRQPKEQAAWAFAQELAQEFYHGRTKQQFGRAILVAPPAFMGMINANMDGPTERLVSARVEKDYTKAAEPVLAQRLGDCICL from the coding sequence ATGGCTATTACCTGGATCCTCGTTGCCAATGCCAGCCTGGCGAAGCTCTATGCAAACTACGGCCCGAACAAGGGGCTGAAGCTGGTCAAGGAGCTGATGCACCCGGAGAGTCGACAGAAGAACAGCGACATGGTCACCGACCGGCCTGGCGCGATTCAATCGTCGCCCGGTGGCGGGTATGAATCTCACCGGCAACCCAAGGAACAGGCGGCCTGGGCCTTCGCGCAGGAACTGGCGCAGGAGTTCTACCATGGCCGGACGAAGCAGCAGTTCGGCCGCGCCATCCTGGTTGCGCCCCCGGCCTTCATGGGCATGATCAACGCCAACATGGACGGACCGACGGAGCGCCTGGTCAGCGCCCGAGTCGAGAAGGATTACACGAAGGCAGCCGAGCCGGTGCTGGCGCAGCGACTCGGAGACTGCATCTGCCTTTGA
- a CDS encoding flavodoxin family protein: MSPAKTLLIVYHSQSGNTERLARCVAEGASEAEGVSVRCLRAFDAGVDDLARCDGLLLGTPENFGTMSGALKDFFDRTFYPLEGQLTGLPYAVFVSAGNDGTNAVREIGRIANGYGWREVAPACIARGEVTETHLGECRDLGRAMAEGLAMGVF, from the coding sequence ATGAGCCCCGCCAAGACCCTGCTGATCGTCTATCACTCCCAAAGCGGAAACACCGAGCGCCTCGCGCGCTGTGTGGCCGAGGGGGCCAGCGAGGCCGAAGGTGTCTCGGTGCGCTGCCTGCGCGCCTTCGACGCCGGGGTGGACGATCTGGCCCGCTGCGACGGCCTGCTGCTGGGCACGCCGGAGAACTTCGGCACCATGTCCGGCGCGCTCAAGGATTTCTTCGATCGCACCTTCTATCCGCTCGAAGGCCAGCTCACCGGCCTGCCCTACGCGGTGTTCGTGAGCGCCGGCAACGACGGCACCAATGCCGTGCGCGAGATCGGCCGCATCGCCAACGGCTATGGCTGGCGGGAGGTTGCCCCGGCGTGCATCGCCCGCGGCGAAGTGACCGAAACGCACCTGGGGGAGTGCCGGGATCTCGGTCGGGCCATGGCCGAGGGGCTGGCCATGGGGGTGTTCTGA